The DNA region ATATTTAGTATTTGTGCAGTCTTGTAACTTTGATTTGTCACATGGTTTTATGTTTTATATGTTATGCATAATCAACTTTTTGACAATTCAAATGGACTTGTCTGCTGTTCCCATGGAAGTTGGAAAGATGTCTATATATGTATGGAATAGATGGTTGTATTTTCTCTGCAATTTAAATTAGTTTAAGTCtcctttttgtttcagtttcatAAATTATCCTTTCAATTTGAATGAGTAGTCGAACAGACAAtgataaaaggaaagaaaaatgtgaaaaaaggaTATGGGGTAGTTTTGACTAGATGGGTTTTCAGTACTAAGAAGAGAAATGCACAGTGTGGATAACAGCAGGCTCAGGATAAAACAATTTATGTGGATAAGTTTGCTCAAAGTATACTTCAAATATCATTGAATGCTGGGTAATTTATCTCATAGTGAGTGTTATCCTCCTTTTAAATGAGCAGGGCCTGTTGTATTAATACTGTGattaattgatttttattttgcaggTATCATTTACTACAAAAATATATCATCCTAACATAAACAGTAATGGCAGTATTTGTCTTGATATCTTACGATCCCAGTGGAGTCCAGCACTTACCATTTCTAAAGGTGAGATCATTTTCCTCAGTTACTCATTGACTTTAACACGTGCACTGTATTCTGATGAAACAGGTATGAGGAGGTAAAGAACAGGAAATGGCAACATTTTGAGTAGTTAATAAGGGGGACTACAATTATACTTCAGGGCCTGGTTGTTCAAAAATTTGATTAGAgttaacccagggttaaatttttatccaggtttttttaatgcttttttaaagccttttcagttaattttctcTATTATTTTTAGGGTATCCAATCATCCAATTGTAAACAAATGGAATGGTACTCAATTTTCTCTTAATGCTTTTAATCCTAAATTAGATTTCACaataaccctgggttatcttaaccctgGTTTGAATGACCTGGCCCAGgtgttgaaaaaaatcagttgtgatggataagtttaaaaaaaaaaaaaaaaatggataaataaGAGGCTGCTTGTACCCTGAGACTTGCAGTTCTATCTTATTTTTGTCCTGTATGTGTTAACAACATGCTACTTAAAAAGTGtggaaatattttacctttgGTGTACACTTTTGGACAATTTAATTCAGTCGTtgtcaatttaacaaataaCTTCCATCTTGCTATGCATCTCTTCAGTTATAGATCACAAATGATGCTGAAATGATCACAGATGATgttaaaatatgtaaataactaaaaaaaGGACATGCAAGTCTCAtctgagtgtgtcactgatgctcttaccacattttgaggtcttctgtgatctgttactgtaCACACCCATGGTAACATgggatttatttgttttatgtagtagaaaaagaaaaaatactgtTAATGTTATGTCATCTACACGTAAGTGTCTGTCCTCCAAAAGATCATCATTGAAAAGCAATCAAACTGCTTGTACGATTTTGCCTATCGTATAAACTCAATTTTATGTTACAATTGAATTATTTTCCATGATTTATTATGAAATACATGTATACTCTGTGGAGTATATTTCACTCTAAGTCAGGTCATGTATTAAGCCTTTAAGTATGCTGTATTTTTCCAGGTTTTAATCACCGCACAGTCATTTGGTCAGTGAAATGTCAACTGATATGCTTaattacttctttttctttttagtacTTCTGTCAATTTGTTCTTTGCTTACTGATCCAAATCCTGATGATCCCTTGGTGCCAGAAATAGCACGTAtctataaaacaaacaaaccaaaatataatGAAACAGCAAAAGAATGGACAAGGAAGTTTGCCCAATGATGACTTCATTGAGACACTGCTGTTGCATTGTCTGTGGCAAAGTCGTATTGTTGTGATGTGCAATATATGTTATGTCCTACAGTACTTTCTTTAGAATTGTTGAATGATTTACTAGCTATTTGTCTTTGTCGTGTAAGGTATATACTGTCAGTCATATGATGAAATAAATGTAGAGAATGCCATAAACAGGAGTTTGCaagtatatatgtatatttctAAATCAAGTTAATGTTTTGTGTAGCAGATTCAGATTTTAATAAATTACATTGTTCTGAATAAGTGCAGCAACTGTTTTTGTAcgttttgtgtgtgtgttacTTGTTTCATTGTATATACAAATTGTTGTGAGCACTTTCTGCCCAACTTTAAGCAGGTACGTTAACCACAGTTGACTCTATATTTGTGCTTTGTTTTCCCAAGAGTTGGAATTATAAGTATTCTCTGTACACCTGTATTGGTGAGGTCAAATTACTTCTtggtatattattgttttgtatTACTACTGAAACTCCAGTTTCCACCTGGTCTTAGTTGGCAGTGACATTGTTTAGGTGTTAGTAATTTAATTGCAAACCGCCTCCAGGAAAAACCTTCAACACTTATCCTATGGTCGTAGTTTAAGTTACAGCTAATGATTTTAATTAGGGCTTCTGCAACACCTTCAAACTTTGACATTTGTTGTCTCTTTGTTCCTTTTGGAAGTGGTAAATAAACAGACAATTTAGTGATTGACTTTTGAATGTGATTTGCTTTAGTTTCTTACATCCTCTTCAGTTCTCCAAAATGTTAATAGtattaaacaaaggaaacaaatatcttaACCAATATATGTTAATAGatacattatttttaaaaagggagACTAGCTTAAATTAACCTCAATGCAATTAATTTCATtagtctttgaaatttttcgttttctttaagaacCAAGTTTAAACTAACCCTTACGGtcccaaaagtgatttaaagTAATTTCTCTTTCTATCCATCTCATTACAGTGTTTTCAtatgccaaaaaaaaagggaaaaaaccaAGGGGAATAGGGAAAGTTATCATTTAAATCCCAAATttgaattactaatgaaatgaATAGTTGGTGGGAGAGGATTAAAATATGTTACAATCAGATTTGAATTTTGGGTTAGAATAGCCTTTTACAGAGATGTACTTTCATTTGAGCTAAAGATGTGAGTGTAATTTGAAACGAAATACAAATCAAGCTCTACTAtggtttgaaatattttaaggtCATTTTGTATTACACAGTATAAATATAGCTATTCTTTCTCACTGCTTGCTTCTTCCTATGATCTACTATTGATCAGGAAACAGAGGTCAAGaaaaagtggggggggggggtggggaatATTTTCATGTTGTAATTGTTATTCCTCTTTCTGGGGAAGACTAGGTTTAGGCCTTGCCAAAGAAGAGAGAGGGTGGTAATTTCAACAGGGAATACTGCTCTTAAACTGAGGGTGGAGTaggaaaaagaagtaaaatgcCTCACGTATGCAATCCTTCCCTCTACTTTGGTCCTAACATCAGAAACATTTGAGCCAGAGCAAGTCGCGCGTGAATGCGTCAATATTTACCTTCTTCTTAAACACCCTTTCCAACGCATATCCATAGGTGACCCCATGCAAACTAATGCTACCCGGATGTCTAATGGCTGATAAGTCATCCATTCTGCTGTTTTCCCCTTCTCCATAGCAGCAGATTAAGCCCACAAGTGGACATCAAATCTCCTCCTTTCATACATCTCCTAAACCTAGTCTCGCGATTGTCTCATCACACCCCAAACGCTCAGCCTTTAGTCGGACTTCCTAATTGAAATACAGGTGAGCTGAGTGACTCATTAGTGGCAGTTAATACCGCCAGCTATTCTAACCTGAGAATCTATGGAAAAACGTCCTAAAAGCTACTCAGATCATTTACAATGCACATTAGAATTTGAGTGTTTCCTACACAATACTGCAAAGTAGTCATCAGTTGGGGACCTGGCGGTGGACAGAAAATCTCGTGCTCCTCTCGAGAAACAACACCCATTAGGGAACTGGAACTAGGCCGGTTCTTCTCTGTGAACGTGACTGTCTTTCGGCCAATGGGTGAAGAGGAAAACAGCTCACACGTTTCTTGTTGGCCTCCATTAACAGGAAGTTTGCGATCTCTAACGCATTagtaaaatttatattttcctcGAGACTTCAACAGAATAATAGGGTTTATAGAAAATGGCGTTAAAAAGGATAAACAAAGTAAGTGTTGATGTTTTTGTATCGGCGTTTTCTGGCGAATGAAGAGTTGAAAGTAAATGTTAACTCCCATGGCTACGGTGTACCCTTTCGGTCGTGCATGAAAATTGTATGGGCGATCCACATTGGTTGTTTAGagtgttttgaaaagttttgattaAGCGGTGTCCGGCCCATCTAGTTGTTTGGATGAGTTGGAATTTTTGTTGAGTTTCATCGTTATTTCTCAGGAATTGCAGGATTTAGGACGTGACCCGCCAGCACAATGTTCCGCAGGACCAGTCGGAGATGATTGTAAGTGAAATATGTTTCACATGACAAGATTTGGTATGTTTCGCGGACTTCGTAGAAATTTCTGGCTCACAGACTATTTGATTCTCTAAAGCTAGCATTTCAAAGATTATGCGTGTTGTTAAGCTCACTGTATTTCAATTGCGTCAATCTGTAAATGTTAACATTGTTTTCTCCTCGTATATTTTTGACTTGGTATGTACGAATGAAGTATTTCACTGGCAGGCGACAATAATGGGACCGGTAAGGAAATTTTATATATTTGAATCTTTGCTGTCATATAAGTAGATTCGATGGAAAACATTCCTAAAGGCCTTTGTTAAGTTGTAGCTCTATTTGTTGTTTCTATGTGAACAGCCTGATAGTCCATACCAAGGTGGAGTGTTCTTCCTTACCATACATTTTCCAACAGATTATCCCTTCAAACCACCAAAGGTAGGTAAAATTGAAGTATTTAATATAAACTCCTCAGcttatttgtttataacataTCTTTTGATTGAAACTAATCAAATATATCGGAAAGAGAAGTGGAGTTTGTTTTGTCGTGCTGAAGGAACACTTACGTAGTAAGCTTTTCGATCGATTTGCAGTGAAAGTGCCCTTTTCCACCTCTCTTCCGGTGAATTTCATTGTTaggtattttgtggttgtttgAGTTAGCTCCTTTagtattttaaaatgctttagCTTGACGGTCAGAATTTGTCTCAGCTTTGATGTAGTCGGGTAATGGACTTCAATTCTAGTACTGTCATGACATGCGAGTCGATCGCATGCAAGTTTCACTCAGACAAgcttttccttgaaattaaccctaatttatttttaaaaaatggcgCCTTGTGTGCAGATTGTTTCTTTACATCAGTGAATTCGATCGATCGTTTTGCAAAAGCAGACAGCTATTCTGTAAATTTCCAAATCTCTACATCAGTAGTCTGTCTTAGGTCCATACCTcatttaatcaaaactacaacaagattcttgaacgtgattggttatcaccagccccatttgagcactaataggacagtgaaggcatcatgcttgtaactggacagttaaagggacagttaatATGTCATGCCTGTCAGAGTGGACCAAATGCTTCATGTGTGCACACTGTTTTCTTGCATTTTGCagagttaactgttgttgttgttattttttatgaaaatgtacaaTCAATATCTagcttctttctcaaattttgtcatagctTTGATTAATAGGCAACAGtactttgtgtcatccaattctgtctgcaaTTACGctcatgattaacaaattggacaCCACTTTGCGATCatctgattttgtttatcactcctatgattacagaccaaattggacttgACTCAGtactattaccattattaattgaCATGACTGTACAA from Pocillopora verrucosa isolate sample1 chromosome 1, ASM3666991v2, whole genome shotgun sequence includes:
- the LOC131796666 gene encoding ubiquitin-conjugating enzyme E2-17 kDa, with translation MALKRINKELQDLGRDPPSQCSAGPVGDDLFHWQATIMGPPDSPYQGGVFFLTIHFPTDYPFKPPKVSFTTKIYHPNINSNGSICLDILRSQWSPALTISKVLLSICSLLTDPNPDDPLVPEIARIYKTNKPKYNETAKEWTRKFAQ